In Oryzias melastigma strain HK-1 linkage group LG10, ASM292280v2, whole genome shotgun sequence, a single window of DNA contains:
- the LOC112138544 gene encoding uncharacterized protein LOC112138544 yields the protein MSSSEYSYDGESLPPSRETSYIVAKLTAEDIFNVVFGIFNLNTARKMSRLREELTCETVDAVIDSFREELSPKKKPLPFSRKRMGSVDEETGSSSPSAPKKRFSRQTKTGWDVSESKAAVERLYERIKRSTSMDTGKSPQPATKVKKARSPKSQRTKAKSQQAQKEDGVVEPKSTKQTSCLSCVPFKVGAQNIKKRVQQITSADKDTKTQVQDPETILHGENIEPAGEAKSRSHRKKAKSQTAQLEETVVEPKSTKLTSCLPDVHFETEKIKTCVANMKVGAANIKKRVQQRMSADKTQVQDPETILHEENIEPAAEAKKSSLQKVKVVLKVMTADYH from the exons ATGAGCAGCTCGGAATATTCCTACGACGGCGAAAGCCTCCCCCCTTCGCGGGAAACCTCCTACATCGTCGCGAAACTGACGGCGGAAGATATTTTCAACGTTGTCTTCGGGATCTTCAACCTGAACACAGCAAGAAAAATGTCCAGGCTGAGGGAGGAGCTGACCTGCGAAACCGTTGACGCGGTGATTGACAGCTTCAGGGAGGAGCTCTCTCCGAAGAAAAAGCCCTTACCTTTCTCACGGAAGCGTATGGGCTCCGTGGATGAGGAGACGGGatcctcctccccctctgccCCGAAAAAGCGTTTCAGCAGGCAGACAAAGACAGGGTGGGATGTCAGCGAATCAAAAGCAGCCGTTGAAAGACTTtatgaaagaataaaaaggtCTACATCAATGGACACGGGGAAATCCCCACAACCTgctacaaaagtaaaaaaggcTCGGTCTCCAAAGTCTCAAAGGACAAAGGCCAAAAGCCAACAGGCACAGAAGGAAGATGGAGTTGTAGAACCAAAATCTACAAAACAGACATCTTGCCTTTCATGCGTGCCATTTAAAGTTGGagctcaaaacatcaaaaaacggGTCCAACAAATAACTTCTGCAGATAAGGACACAAAAACCCAAGTCCAGGATCCAGAGACAATCCTGCACGGGGAAAACATCGAACCTGCAGGAGAAGCAAAGTCTCGGTCTCACAGGAAAAAGGCCAAAAGCCAAACGGCACAACTGGAAGAAACAGTTGTAGAACCAAAATCTACAAAACTGACATCTTGCCTTCCAGATGTGCATTTTGAgactgagaaaataaaaacatgtgttgCAAACATGAAAGTTGGAGCTGCAAACATCAAAAAACGGGTCCAACAAAGAATGTCTGCAGACAAAACCCAAGTGCAGGACCCAGAGACAATCCTGCACGAGGAAAACATCGAACCTGCAGCAGAAGCAAAGAAGTCTAGCCTTCAGAAAGTGAAA GTGGTTCTCAAGGTCATGACAGCGGACTATCACTAA